The Mycolicibacterium mageritense genome contains a region encoding:
- a CDS encoding glycosyltransferase yields the protein MTSSKPIRVLTIGPAPAGPDSRGGMASVIRLLVDDPDPRFAISSVSTYVDAGAAARQWTGVRGMVVSAALILSGRADVVHVHLAHGGSVVRKSVPLLAARLRGVPAVVHGHSFNFSGWFDRLPPAVRRLARAALHADQWLVLGAQLAGEYRRSLVLPHDKVQVLYNPVVIPAATPPRAAAPQHLTVLSLGRLGERKGTYDLIEAITLLPSDIRTRLRLILAGDGEVEKVRAKVAANDLGDVIDVVGWIDPVTRDELLGRADIFVLPSYEEGLPMAILEAMAHGVVPLTTPVGGIPDAVTDGVEGLLVPPGQPADLASALRRLTEDDELRRRLGAAARERAQIFGIAGWRAELAQLWLSLAARRPG from the coding sequence GTGACGTCGAGTAAACCGATCCGCGTGCTCACCATCGGTCCTGCCCCGGCAGGGCCGGACAGTCGGGGCGGCATGGCATCGGTGATCCGTCTGCTGGTCGACGACCCCGATCCGCGGTTCGCCATCTCGTCGGTCTCAACGTACGTCGACGCAGGCGCCGCGGCCCGCCAGTGGACCGGCGTGCGCGGCATGGTCGTGTCCGCGGCCCTGATCCTGTCCGGTCGCGCCGACGTCGTCCACGTGCACCTGGCCCACGGCGGCAGCGTGGTACGCAAGTCGGTGCCGCTGCTGGCGGCCCGGCTCCGCGGCGTACCTGCGGTCGTGCACGGGCACAGTTTCAACTTCTCCGGCTGGTTCGACCGGTTACCACCTGCGGTCCGTCGATTGGCCCGCGCCGCATTGCATGCCGACCAGTGGCTCGTTCTCGGTGCGCAACTTGCCGGGGAGTACCGCCGCAGCCTGGTCCTGCCGCACGACAAGGTGCAGGTTTTGTACAACCCGGTGGTCATCCCGGCCGCGACACCCCCGCGGGCGGCTGCGCCGCAGCATCTGACCGTGTTGTCGCTGGGACGTTTGGGGGAACGCAAAGGCACTTACGACCTGATCGAGGCGATCACGTTGTTACCCAGCGATATACGTACCCGGTTGCGCCTGATCCTGGCCGGTGACGGTGAAGTCGAGAAGGTGCGGGCGAAGGTCGCCGCCAACGACCTGGGCGACGTGATCGACGTGGTCGGCTGGATCGACCCGGTCACGCGGGACGAACTCCTGGGCCGTGCCGATATTTTCGTCCTGCCGAGCTATGAGGAAGGCCTGCCGATGGCCATCCTCGAGGCGATGGCCCACGGCGTGGTGCCGCTGACCACACCGGTGGGTGGCATTCCCGACGCGGTCACCGACGGCGTCGAGGGGCTTCTGGTCCCACCGGGCCAGCCCGCTGACCTCGCGTCCGCGCTGCGGCGCCTCACCGAAGATGACGAGCTACGGCGCAGGCTCGGTGCGGCAGCCCGCGAGCGCGCACAGATATTCGGCATCGCGGGCTGGCGCGCGGAACTCGCGCAGTTGTGGCTCAGCCTTGCCGCACGGCGGCCCGGCTGA